The Micromonospora sp. NBC_00421 DNA window TGGCCGGCACCCTGAACACCACCTTCCGGGAGCCGTACGAGCTGGCCCGGCAACTGGCCAGCCTGGACCACCTCTCCGGTGGCCGGGCCGCCTGGAACGTGGTCACCACCTCCGACGCGTTCACCGGGGAGAACTTCCGCCGGGGCGGCTACCTCGACCGGTCGCTGCGCTACGAACGGGCCGCCGAGTTCGTCCGTACCGCCCGGCAGTTGTGGGAGTCGTGGCCGGCGGACGCGGTCGTCGGCGACCGCGACGGCGGCCGCTACGTCGACGAGGCCGATCCGGGGGTCTTCGCCCACCGCGGCGACCAGTTCGACATCGCCGGGCACTTCACCGTGCCGCGCAGCCCGCAACTGCACCCGGTGATCCTCCAGGCCGGTGACTCGGGTGACGGCCGGGATTTCGCCGCGTCCAGCGCCGACGCGATCTTCTCCCGGCACGGCACCCTGGCCGACGGTCAGGAGTTCTACCGGGACGTGAAGGCCCGGCTGGCCCGCTACGGCCGCAACCCCGACGATCTGAAGATCATTCCGGGGGTGACCTTCGTTCTCGGCGACACCGACGCCGAGGCCCAGGAACGCGCCCACCACATCCGCCGCCAGCAGGTCAGCCCGCAGACCGCCATCCTACTGCTGGAACAGCTCTGGAACCGGGACCTGTCCGGGTACGACCCGGACGGCCCGCTGCCGGCCGAGGACCCCGACGTCTCCGCCGACGCGATCAGCCGGGGCCGGGCGGGGATGTACCCGGACCCGGTCGGCACCGCCCGGCAGTGGCGGGCGCTGGCGCAGGAGAAGGGCCTCGGCATCCGCGACCTGATCATCGAGGTCACCGGCCGGCAGTCCTTCGTCGGCACCCCGCAGCGGGTCGCCGAGCGGATGAACCACTTCGTGCAGTCCGACGCCGCCGACGGGTTCATCCTGGTGCCGCACCTGACCCCGGGCGGACTCGACGAGTTCGTCGACCGGGTCGTCCCGCTGCTCCAGGAACGCGGCGTGTTCCGCACCGAGTACACCGGCACCACCCTGCGCGACCACCTCGGCCTGCGGCCCGCCCGCCCGCTCACCCGGGTCGGTGCGGCATGACCGGCCCGCAGACGTCCACCCCGGTCACCGTCTGCCGGCTGCGCTGGGACGACCCGGACGCGGTGGCCCTGCGGGCGGCGATGACCGGGGAACTGCGCCAGCGCTACGCCGACCGTCCGCACGACCCGATCCACCTGCCCCCGGCGCGGGTGCTCGCCCCCGGCTCGGTGGCCTGGACCGGGGTGGCCTACACCGCCGACGCGCTCCCGGTCGGCCACGCCGCGCTGCGCTGGCACGGCGTCGACCTGGAACTCAAACGGATGTACGTGGTGCCCGCCCACCGGGGGCGGGGCGTCGCCGACCAGCTCCTGGACGCCGCCCGCGAAGCGGCCGGGCAGTTCGGCGCGGGCCGGATCGTGCTCCAGACCGGCGACCGGCAACCCGACGCGGTCCGCCGCTACGAACGCGCCGGCTACCGGCCGGTCCCGGTCTTCCCGCCGTACGACGCGTTGCCCTACTCCCGCTGCTACGCCCTGGTGGTACGCCCCGCCTCCGCACGGAAGGCCCCGGTCCCGGCATGAAGTTCCTGCTGATCACCCTGATCACCCACCTGCCCGACCCGGTCACCGGACGACGCCGGAGCACCACCGAACGGTTCCGGGAGGTGGTCGACACGGCAGTGCTCGCCGAGGAACTCGGTTTCGACGGCTACGGCGTCGGCGAACGACACGAACGCCCCTTCATCTCCTCCTCCCCGCCGGTGGTGCTGAGCCACATCGCGGCGCGGACCCGCACCATCCGGCTCTTCACCGCCGTCACCACGCTGAGCCTGCTCGACCCGGTCCGCGCCTACGAGGACTACGCCACCCTCGACCACCTCTGCGACGGTCGGCTGGAACTGATCATCGGCAAGGGCAACGGCACCGCCCAGGCCCAGCTCTTCCACGTCACCGCCGAGGATCAGTGGGACCGCAACCGGGAGGGCTACGAGCTGTTCCGTCGGCTCTGGCGGGAGGACCGGGTCACCTGGTCGGGCCGGTACCGACCGGCGCTGACCGAGGCCGAGACCTGGCCCCGTCCGCTGCAACAGCCCATCCGGGTCTGGCACGGCAGCGCCACCAGCCGGGAGTCGGTCGACCTGGCCGCCCGCCACGGCGACCCGATCTTCTCCGCCAACGTCACCAACCCGGTCGAGCCGTACGCCGAGCTGGTGCGCTACTACCGGCAGCGGTGGGTGCACCACGGCCACGACCCGGCGGACGCCCTCGTCGGGGCCGGCACCGCCGGCTTCTACACCGCCCGGACCTCGCAGGAGGCGGTCGAGACGTACCGGCCGATCTTCGAGGCCCGGCTCGCCGCGTTCCGCCGGCTCGGCGTCGAACCGGTCTTCCCCACCATCGAGGACGCCGTGGCCCGCAGCTCCCTGCTGGTCGGCAGCCCGCAGCAGATCGTCGACAAGGTGCTGCGCTACCACGGGCAGCTCGGCCACGAGGTGATGCACCTCCAAGCCGACCACGACGGGCTGACCGAAAAGGCCCACCGGCTGAGCCTGGAGCTGTTCCAGGCCGAGGTGGCGCCGGTGCTGCGCCGGGAGATCCCCAGCCGTCCCTTCCGTCCGCCGGCGACCGCCGCCGCACCACGCTGACCAGAAACGGGGAATCCGATGTCATCGACCGCACTGTCCGTGCTCGACCTGTCCCCGGTGCCCGCCGGTGGCACCGTCACCGACGCCCTGCGGCACACCGTGGACCTGGCCCGCCGGGTCGAACAGTTCGGTTACCGCCGCTACTGGCTGGCCGAGCACCACCTGGCCGCCGGGGTGGCCAGTGCCGCCCCGGCCGTGCTCATCGGGCAGGTCGCCGCGGCCACCAGCGTGCTGCGGGTCGGCTCCGGCGCGGTGCAGGTGGGTCACCGCACCGCCCTGTCGGTGGTGGAGGAGTTCGGCACCCTCGCCGCCCTCCACCCGGGTCGCATCGACCTCGGCATCGGCCGGTCCGGCCAGCGTCGGGCCGAGGCCGCCCAGGAACCCGCCGCGCCCCTGCCACCACCGGCCGAGGCCCGGGTGGTCGACGGGCTGCTGATCCCCGCACCTTTCTCCTTCGCCCACCTCGTCGGCGCACCCCGGTACGCGCTCGCCGCCGCGCTGCTGCACCAGGCCGGTGCTCAGCCGCCCGCGTTCGCCGGGCAGCTCGACGACATCCTCGCGTTGCTGCGCGGCGACTACCGGGACGCCGACGGCCTGGACGCGCACGCCGTCCCGGGGGAGGGGGCGGACCTCCAGGTGTGGCTGCTGGGCAGCAGCGGTGGGGAGAGCGCCCGACTCGCCGGGGCGCTGGGCCTGCCCTTCGCCGCCAACTACCACGTCAGCCCCGCCTCGGTGCTGGACGCGGTCGGCGCCTACCGGGCCGCGTTCCGACCTTCGGCGGCGCTGGCCGAGCCGTACCTGGTGGTCTCCGCCGACGTGGTGGTCGCCGACACCGATGCCGAGGCGCGTCGGCTGGCCGTGCCGTACGCGCCATGGGTGCGCGGCATCCGCAGCGGCGGGGGCGCGATCCCGTACCCGAGTCCCGAGCAGGCCGCCGTCCTGCCGTGGACGGACGCCGACCGGCAGCTCGTCGCCGACCGGGTGGACACCCAGTTCGTCGGCGCGCCGGAGACGGTCGCCGCCCGGTTGCGCACCCTGCGGGACGTCACCGGCGCCGACGAGCTGCTGGTCACCACGATCACCCACGATCACGCCGACCGGGTGCGGTCCTACCAGCTGCTGGCGAAGGAATGGGCCCAGTCCGGCGACGCCGGCCGGGCCTGAGGTGCGGTCGGTTCGCTCACCCCGGCCCGGACGGGACCACGTATCGGGGGTGTCCGGGTCGGGGTGTCGCGTCAGCTCATCGCACTGAGCAGGCCGGTCTCCGGCTGGGTTCGTCCGTGGCCGCGGCTTTCGCCGGGGCCGGGCTATATTGACGTCAGTCGCTTGCTGCTCTGGAGGTGTCTGACGTGAGAGCCCGTTCGATGGTGGTGGCGGCGGTCGTGGCGGGGCTCGCGGCGACCGGCGCAGGCACCGCCACGCTCGCCGGTGCCGCCCCGGCCGCCCAGGCACCGGCCGCGGTGGCCCTGGCCACCGGTGACTTCGACTTCACCCGCCCCCAGGTGGTGGCCACCGGCCTGACGGTCCCCTGGGGGATGGACTTCCTGCCCGACGGCAGCGCCCTGACGGCGCTGCGCAACTCCGGCCAGGTGGTGCGGGTCCGCCCCGGGCAGGCCCCCGAGCAGGTGGCCCAGGTCTCCGGCGTCAACGCCACGGGCGAGGGCGGGCTGCTCGGCCTCGCGGTCTCCCCGGGGTACGTCCAGGACGGTTACGTCTACGTCTACCTCACCACCGCCACGGACAACCGGATCGTCCGCTTCCGGCTCACCGCGCCCCAGAACCAGGAGCCGGTCCTGACCGGGCTGGCCCGGTCCAGCATCCACAACGGCGGGCGGATCGCCTTCGGCCCGGACGGGATGCTCTACGCCGGCGTCGGCGACGCGGGGCAGACGGCCAACGCGCAGAACCCGCAGAGCCGCAACGGCAAGATCCTCCGGATGCGGCCGGACGGTTCGGTGCCATCGGACAACCCGACGGCCGGCTCCCTGGTCTACAGCCTCGGGCACCGCAACGTGCAGGGCCTGACCTGGGACGCCCAGGGCCGGCTCTATGCCGCCGAGTTCGGGCAGAACACCTGGGACGAGGTCAACCTCATCGTGGCCGGCGGCAACTACGGCTGGCCGACGGTCGAGGGTCGGGCCAACGATCCCCGGTTCCGGGATCCGCTCGTGGTCTGGTCGACCGCCGAGGCGTCCCCGAGCGGCGCGGCGATCGCCGGCAACCGGCTCTTCGTCGCCGCGCTGCGGGGTACCCGGCTGTGGAACGTGCCGCTCACCGGGACCGGTGGGGTCGGCACCCCGACGGCCGAGTTGACGGGCGCCTACGGCCGTCTGCGCACCGTCGAGTACGGGCCGGACGGCTGGCTCTGGGTCACCACCAGCAACCGGGACGGGCGCGGCACCCCGGCGGCCACCGACGACCGCATCCTGCGCTTCCCGCCGAGGGACACCGCCACCCCGCAACCGACCACTGCCCCGCCGACGACCGCCCCGCCGACCAGCTCGCCCACGACGCCCCCGCCCACCACCACCCCGCCCGGCACGCCCCCGCCCGTCTCGTGCCGGGTCAGTTGGCAGCCCAACCAGTGGAACGGCGGGTTCACCGCCGAGGTGTCGATCACCAACCTCGGGTTCTCGGTGACCGGTTGGACGTTGACCTGGACCTTCGGTGCCGACCAGCGGGTCACCAACGCCTGGAACGCGCAGGTGACCCAGTCCGGGGCCGCCGTCACCGCCCGTAACGTCGCCTGGAACGGCGACCTGCCGCAGAGCGGCACGGTCACCTTCGGCATCCAGGGCACCTTCGGCACGAGCAACCCGCGCCCCACCGCGTTCCAGTTCAACGGGGGTGTCTGCCTGGTCCAGTAACCCGATCTCACGGTCAGCGTCGACGGCGGCCGGGGTCGGTCGAACCGGGGCAATGTGCCGGATTCGCCGACGCCGGGCCCCGTTCCGGTGGAGCCTGCGAGATGTGCCATCGCGTACGGCTGCCGCGGAACGGGGTGATCGTGAACCGGAGGTTCGTCGGGCTGTTGGTGCTGACCAGCGTGTCGCCGATGATCGAGGCCGCCGTGGTCGTCCTGCTGGGCTTCCGGGCAGCCGAGGCGCTCCCGCCGCAGGTCACCGCCGTCTGGCCGTACGACACCTACCACGATCTGCGCTGGCTCTACGTCTACCACCGGTCGTGGTGGGAGTTCGTGCTCTGGCTGTGTTACGTGTTGGTCGCCCGGGGCCTGTTCACCACCGGGCTGGTGGTGCTGGCCTGGCCGGCCGGGATGCGCAGGCCGTCGGTGTGGTGGCTGCTGCGGCGCAACGTCGGGCTCTCCGTGCTGGTCGGCGGTTTCGTCGCACCGTGGGCGGCGATCTCGGTGGCGGCGTCGGTGGTGGCGCTGTCCTGGGTGCTGCTGGCGTCGCTGCTGCCGATGTTCCTGCTCGCGCCGTTCCTGCAACGGGCTGGCGTGGTGGAGCACTGGTGGCGGGGGCTGCCGTCGATCTCACTGATCGGCTGGTCGCTGCTGAACTTCGTGGTGCTCACCCTGGCCGGGGCGCTGTGCTGGAGGGTGCCCGGCTGGTGGACGGTGCCGGTGGCCGGCGCGGCGGGGGCATTGAACGGGCTGCTGTGGAACCGGACGATCCGGGCGGCACTGCTGCCGTCGCGGGTGCGCTGGGCCCGGGTGCCGGTGACTCCGCTGGCGGCCCTGCTGGCGTTCGCCGTACCGCTCGTCATCCCACCGCTGACGGATCTGGTGCCGGGCAACGAGCCGTGGATCAAGACGGCCGTGCTCGACCGGCCGCTGCCGTCCGAGGTCACGCACGCGGTGATCGTGCTCACCGGCTACGGCTCGGCCTACGGGGGCGAGCAGCCGGCCGACCCGCGGGTGCAACGCTTCTCCTACCGGGGGCTGGGCCCCGACGGCAGGCCGCTGGCATACCAGCCCCGGGACACCACGAAGTCGATGGCGGACAGCGTGCGGCTGCTCGGCCAGCAGGTGGAACGGCTGCACCGGCGTACCGGACGGCGGGTGGCGCTGATCGGGGAGAGCGAGGGGGCGATGGTGGCCCGCACCTACCTCGCCCGACGCCCCGATCCGGCGGTCGACGCCCTCGTGATGTTCAGTCCGTTGATCTTCGCCGGCCGGGCCTACTACCCGCCCCCGCACCACGACCAGGGGTGGGGGGTGGTCACGGGGTGGCAGTTGCGGGCCGTCTTCGCGCTGGCCGGCGTCGGCAGCGGGCCGGACGAGCCGTTCATCCGTTCGCTGCTCGACGACGCGCCGTTCTACCGTAACCAGCTGATGTGTCCCGTGCCGGGGGTCCGGATGGTCGCCTTCCTGCCCACCGCGACGGCCACCGAGGCGCCCCCGGGCGAGTACACCCGGATTCCGGTGGTCCAGATTCCCGGGGTGCACGGCGCACTGTTGGACCGGCGGCTGCTCCAGCAGCGGCTGATCGACTTCCTCCTCGGTAAGCCGATCGCCCAGACCAGGGTCGAGTATCCGCTGCTCCAGAGCTTCGCCGCCGCCTGGCAGGCGCCGCCGCTGCCGATCGCGGCGAACCCGGCCTGGGCGGGCAACCGGCAGCCCGATCCGGCGTTCACCGGAAAGGTCTGCCTGCCGGCCCGGTGACTGTCCGGACCGGCCCTGTCACCCCACCCGCCGACCCGCAGGCCGCGCGCCGGCCGCCGTGGTCAGCTCCACAGCAGTTGGACGACGACCAGCGCGGCGACCAGATCAGGGCCGCGCAGCACCTGACGGACCAGGTCGACCGGCATCATCGCGAAGGGGGTGTTGACCATCGCCCCGCCGTAGCGCATCGGTGGGCGGGTGCCGGCCCAGAAGGCGGCCGTCACGACCCCGGGCAGCAGCACCGCGTCGAGCGGGCCGGGGACCGACCGTAGGGCGGGCAGGGTGGCCAGGTACCACAGCGTGGCCCCGACGCCCGGCAGGACCAGGTGCGTCAGTCGCAGCAGGATGTCGTTGCCGCCGAGGGACCGCCGCAGGCCCGGTGAACGGCTCACCGCGCGGAGCCCGCCGGTGAGCAGACCCGTCGCCAGGTACGCCAGGATCACGTGTGCCGGGCCCGCGGCCGACGGCAGCGCCACCGCGACGGCGTACATGGTCAGCAGCGCCCCGGCCCAGCCGACGAGGGCGCCCCGACGCCGGGACAACCGGCGTACCTCCGCCTGGAGCAGCACCGGGAACCGGCCACCGGGGCGGAACCGTCGGCCGCGCACCAGTCCGACCGCGCGCCACCGGCGGCTCTCCACCAGCGCGGCGAGCAGCGACGGATCCAGCAGCACGGCGGCGGTGGTGGCGGCGTTGGCGAACTGCGCCCCCGTGGTCAGCGCCGCCCGGTCCACCCGGGCGAGCTGCCGGTGCGCGCGGACGGTCGACGCCACCGCGACCGGCAGCAACGCCAGGCCGACGCCGGCGGTGAGCGGCACCGGTGGCAGCGGGAGGGACCACCCGACGGCGTGCCCGACCACCACCAGCACCGCGATCGCCGCACCGACGGCGGGCAGACCGACGGTGAGCAGTCCCGCCCAGCGGGGCGTGGCGCGGGCGCTCTGGGCGATGACGGCACACCCGGTCGCGGTGGCTCCGCAGGTGAGACCGGCCAACGCCGACCAGCCCAGGTCGGCGGGGCGGTCGAGGCCACCGGCGAAAGCGGCCGCCACCGCCAGCAGGCCCGCCCCGGCGGTGACGCCGCCGACCAGCCCGCCGAACCGGGGGAGCAGCCACGCCCGGCGGTCCACCGGAGAGCTGACCAGCCAGGTCTGGGTAGCGGGGGTGACCAGCAGCGGTCCGATCAGCCGCAGCCCCCACCAGGCGAGTCCGGCCCCCGCCGTCACGGCGGCGACGGCGATCCAGTACCGGTCGCCCGGGTCGGTCCGGGTGACCTGTGGGGCCGCCAGGTGGTCGCGGATCGCGGCGACCGCGAACCAGCCGTACAGGGCGACGAACAGGACCACGACGTAGGCGTCGGTGAGCACCTCGCCGAGCGAACCGGGATGGTGCCGGCGGCGGGCCCGTCGCAGCCGGGCCCGCAGTTCCCGGGGTGCGGGTCCGACCACCGGCGGTGGGGAGGTCCTGGTCGACGTCACCTCAGCCGCCGATCTCGACCCGCCGGTCGGCGACCGCGTCGATCAGATCGGTGTCGTGGGACGCCATCAGCACCGCCGTGCCGGCCGCCTTCTCCCGCAGGAGCCGCTGCGTCAGCCAGGCCCGGCCCCGGACGTCGAGGCGCTGCTCCGGTTCGTCGAGGACGAGCAACCGGCGCGGGCGTACGAAGCAGGAGGCGAGGGCGAGGCGGCGGCGCTGGCCGCTGGAGAGGGTCGCCGGGAGTTGGTCGCGGGCCGGTTCGAGACCGAGTTCGGTGAGCACCTCCGCGACCGGGTCGGCGGTGCCGCCGTGAGCGTAGGCGACCAGTTCGAGGTGTTCGACGACGGACAGGTCCGGAAAGAAGTCGACGTCGTCGAGGGCGGCGGCGACCGCCGCGCGGACCCGGGGGTCGGTCTCGTCACAGCGGCGGCCGTCGAGCAGGACCTCGCCCTCGTCGGGGCGGTCCGCCCCGACGACGCAGCGCAGCAGGGTGGTCTTGCCGGCGCCGTTCGGGCCGACGACGACGGCGACCTGCCCCGCGTCGAGCTGGAAGCGCACGTCGTCGAGGACGACCAGCGCGCCGAACCGGCGGATCAGCCCGCGTACGGCAAGGATGCTCACAGTTGCCCACTGTCGCACGCGGGCCGATGGTGCCGCCGCCCTGGTCCGACGTAACGGTCAGCCCTTCACGGCACCGATCAGCACACCCTTGATGAAGTGCCGTTGGATGAACGGGTAGACCGCGACGATCGGGGCGACGGTGAGCACCACCACCGCCATCTTGATCGCCTCGGTCGGTGGCATCGTCACGCCGCTGCTGCCGCCGGAGGTGTGCGGGGCCTGGCCAGCCAGCAGGTAGCTCTGCAACACCCGCTGGATCGGGTACATGTCGTTTCGGTCCATGAACAGCAGCGCATCGAACCAGACGTTCCAGTAGCTCACCGCGTAGAACAGGCCGACCACGGCGATGACCGCCCGGGACAACGGCAGCACGATCCGCATCAGGGTACGGAAGTGACTGGCCCCGTCGACCCGGGCGCTGTCCAGCAGCTCCTGCGGGATGGCCTGGAAGAATCCCCGCACCACCACCAGGTTGAACACGCTGATCGCCGGCGGCAGGATCAGCGCCCAGATGGTGTCCTTGAGGCCGAGCCCGGTCACCACCAGGTATTTCGGCACCAGCGGCGGGTAGACCAGGAACGGGACCAGGAAGTAGATCAGCAGCCAGCGGTAGCCGACCGAATGCGGCTGGGACAGCCCGTACGCGGCGAGCACCGTCACGGTCAGCGCCAGCGCGCTGCCGATGACGGTGACCAGCGTGCTGATCCACAACGCCCGGGTGACCGCCCCACCGGCGAAGATCGTTTCGTAGGCCGCGGTGTCGATGCCCCGGGGGATGACGACGATGCCGCCGGCCTCGGCGAGGGTCTCCCGGGAGGACAGGCTGGTCACCAGGATCACCCAGAGCGGGAAGAGCACGCTGAGCACGAGCAGGGTCAGGAAGGCGGCCTTGAGCCCCTGGCCGATCCGGGTCGGCGGTTCCTCCCACACGGGCCGACGGTCGCGCCCGGTGCGGGCCCGCAGTGCGACGGTCTCGGTCATTTCGAGTAGATCCCCCGTTCGCCGAGCAGGTGGGCGACCCGGTTGGCGGCCAGGATCAGGCCGAGCCCGATCGCGGCCTTGAACAGGCCGGCCGCCGCCCCGTAGCCGTAGTTCCCGGTGGCGATGGAGAAGTGGTAGACGAAGGTGTCGAGCACCTCGGCGGCCTGCCGGCCCACCGCCTCGCGTTGCAGCAGGAACTGTTCGAAGCCGACCGAGAGGGCGTCACCCAGCCGCAGGATGAGCAGCAGCACGATCACCGGGCGCAGACCGGGCAGGGTGATGTGCCACAGCCGCCGCCACCGGCCGGCGCCGTCGGCCGCCGCCGCCTCGTAGAGGCTGGTGTCGATGGTGGACAGCGCGGCGAGGAAGACGATGGTCCCCCAGCCGACGTCCTTCCAGACCGCCTCGGCGGTGACCAGGATGATGAAGGTGTCCGGGTTGGTCATCACGTTCCACGGCTGCATGCCGGCGTCGCGCATGGTCTGCGCGAGCAGGCCGGCGCCGCCGAGCATGGCGACGAAGAAGCTGACCACCAGCACCCAGCTGAAGAAGTGCGGCAGGTAGACGACGGTCTGCACGAAGCCGCGCCACCGGCTGGAGAGCAGGTTGTGCAGCATGATCGCCAGGAAGATCGGCAGCGGGAAGAAGAAGACCAGCTGGAACGCGGTGATCGCCAGGGTGTTGCGGAGCGCTTCCCAGAAGGCCGAGTCCTCGAAGAGCAGCTGGAACTGGCCGAAGCCGATCCAGTTGCTGCGCGCGAACGCCTGCAGGGGGTTGTCCCCGAGGTAGGGGTTGTAGTCCTGGAAGGCGATGACGTTGCCGAGGATCGGCAGGTAGCTGAAGACCAGCAGGACGAGGAAGCCGGGCGTCACCATGGCCAGCAGTTGCCAGTCCCGCCCGAGCCGGGCGCGCAGCGGCACCCGGCGCCGACGGGCGGGGCGCTGGCGGTGCCTCGCCCGGGTGGGGCCGTCGGGCCGGGTCCGGTCGGACCCGGCCACGACGGTGGTGTCGCGAGTGGTCATCGCCCGGCCTTGGGCAGCGACTTGGCGAGCAGTTCCCGTGCTTCCTCGCCCCCGTTGGCCTTCCACTCCTGCACGATGGCGTCGACGTCGGAGAGCGGCCGGCGGCCGCGCAGCACGTCGGTGAGCTTGTCCTCGGTGGGCACCTGGTTGGCCTTGTACGCGGCCGGCATCTCCAGCTTCACCCCGTCCCAGGGGTCCTTCTCCAGGTACTTCACCATATCGTTGGAGTAGGTCAGGAGGTCCGGCACGTAGTTCGGGGTCTCCGGGTACGGGCCGATGGTGGGGTTGCGACCGCTGATGAAGAAGTACTGGTTGGCGATCTCCTTGAACGCCAGGTCGGTCTTGACCGGCCCGTTCGGCGTGCTGGTGTGGTGCTTGCCCGCCACCCCGTAGTCACGCAGCTGGGCCTCCTGCGAGCCCAGCGGCGCGGAGCACCAGTTCATGATCCGCAGCAGCTCCTCGACCCGCTCCTTGCCCAGCCCCTTCTTGACGAAGGTGAAGGAGATCGGTTCGTCGTCCCCCCAGACCAGCGGGTCGCCGCCGGTGGCGGAGAAGACCGGCACCGGCTGGATGTTGAGCTTGGGGTTGACCTTCTGGTGCTCGGCCTGGGCGCCCTGCCAGAAGCCCACGCCGTTGCGGGTGAAGACGATCGCGCCGTTCTTGGCGAACAGCTGGGCGCTGTCCGCACCTCTGGTGGCGATGATCTCGGGGTGGACCAGACCGTCCTTGTAGATCTTGGCCATCACCTCCAGGGCCTGCCGGTACTCCGGGGTCTCGTACTTGAACTCCGGGGTCCCGTCGGCCTTCAGCCGCCAGCCCTGCTTGGAGGCCGGCACCTTGTGGTACATCTGGATCATGTCGAAGACGTTGTCGAACGCCCACACCTTCTTGGCCGGGTCGGTGACCTGCTTGGCCACGGAGAGCAGGTCGTCGAGCGACGCCGGCACCGCCAGCCCCCGGGCGTCGAGCAGGTCCTTG harbors:
- a CDS encoding NtaA/DmoA family FMN-dependent monooxygenase (This protein belongs to a clade of FMN-dependent monooxygenases, within a broader family of flavin-dependent oxidoreductases, the luciferase-like monooxygenase (LMM) family, some of whose members use coenzyme F420 rather than FMN.) — translated: MPKQIILAAHFPGVNNTTVWSDPASGSHIDFASFVHLARTAERGRFDFFFLAEGLRLREQRGRIHDLDVVGRPDTLTVLAALAAVTTHLGLAGTLNTTFREPYELARQLASLDHLSGGRAAWNVVTTSDAFTGENFRRGGYLDRSLRYERAAEFVRTARQLWESWPADAVVGDRDGGRYVDEADPGVFAHRGDQFDIAGHFTVPRSPQLHPVILQAGDSGDGRDFAASSADAIFSRHGTLADGQEFYRDVKARLARYGRNPDDLKIIPGVTFVLGDTDAEAQERAHHIRRQQVSPQTAILLLEQLWNRDLSGYDPDGPLPAEDPDVSADAISRGRAGMYPDPVGTARQWRALAQEKGLGIRDLIIEVTGRQSFVGTPQRVAERMNHFVQSDAADGFILVPHLTPGGLDEFVDRVVPLLQERGVFRTEYTGTTLRDHLGLRPARPLTRVGAA
- a CDS encoding GNAT family N-acetyltransferase, with the translated sequence MTGPQTSTPVTVCRLRWDDPDAVALRAAMTGELRQRYADRPHDPIHLPPARVLAPGSVAWTGVAYTADALPVGHAALRWHGVDLELKRMYVVPAHRGRGVADQLLDAAREAAGQFGAGRIVLQTGDRQPDAVRRYERAGYRPVPVFPPYDALPYSRCYALVVRPASARKAPVPA
- a CDS encoding LLM class flavin-dependent oxidoreductase, which encodes MKFLLITLITHLPDPVTGRRRSTTERFREVVDTAVLAEELGFDGYGVGERHERPFISSSPPVVLSHIAARTRTIRLFTAVTTLSLLDPVRAYEDYATLDHLCDGRLELIIGKGNGTAQAQLFHVTAEDQWDRNREGYELFRRLWREDRVTWSGRYRPALTEAETWPRPLQQPIRVWHGSATSRESVDLAARHGDPIFSANVTNPVEPYAELVRYYRQRWVHHGHDPADALVGAGTAGFYTARTSQEAVETYRPIFEARLAAFRRLGVEPVFPTIEDAVARSSLLVGSPQQIVDKVLRYHGQLGHEVMHLQADHDGLTEKAHRLSLELFQAEVAPVLRREIPSRPFRPPATAAAPR
- a CDS encoding LLM class flavin-dependent oxidoreductase; translated protein: MSSTALSVLDLSPVPAGGTVTDALRHTVDLARRVEQFGYRRYWLAEHHLAAGVASAAPAVLIGQVAAATSVLRVGSGAVQVGHRTALSVVEEFGTLAALHPGRIDLGIGRSGQRRAEAAQEPAAPLPPPAEARVVDGLLIPAPFSFAHLVGAPRYALAAALLHQAGAQPPAFAGQLDDILALLRGDYRDADGLDAHAVPGEGADLQVWLLGSSGGESARLAGALGLPFAANYHVSPASVLDAVGAYRAAFRPSAALAEPYLVVSADVVVADTDAEARRLAVPYAPWVRGIRSGGGAIPYPSPEQAAVLPWTDADRQLVADRVDTQFVGAPETVAARLRTLRDVTGADELLVTTITHDHADRVRSYQLLAKEWAQSGDAGRA
- a CDS encoding PQQ-dependent sugar dehydrogenase, coding for MRARSMVVAAVVAGLAATGAGTATLAGAAPAAQAPAAVALATGDFDFTRPQVVATGLTVPWGMDFLPDGSALTALRNSGQVVRVRPGQAPEQVAQVSGVNATGEGGLLGLAVSPGYVQDGYVYVYLTTATDNRIVRFRLTAPQNQEPVLTGLARSSIHNGGRIAFGPDGMLYAGVGDAGQTANAQNPQSRNGKILRMRPDGSVPSDNPTAGSLVYSLGHRNVQGLTWDAQGRLYAAEFGQNTWDEVNLIVAGGNYGWPTVEGRANDPRFRDPLVVWSTAEASPSGAAIAGNRLFVAALRGTRLWNVPLTGTGGVGTPTAELTGAYGRLRTVEYGPDGWLWVTTSNRDGRGTPAATDDRILRFPPRDTATPQPTTAPPTTAPPTSSPTTPPPTTTPPGTPPPVSCRVSWQPNQWNGGFTAEVSITNLGFSVTGWTLTWTFGADQRVTNAWNAQVTQSGAAVTARNVAWNGDLPQSGTVTFGIQGTFGTSNPRPTAFQFNGGVCLVQ
- a CDS encoding DUF6297 family protein, producing the protein MTSTRTSPPPVVGPAPRELRARLRRARRRHHPGSLGEVLTDAYVVVLFVALYGWFAVAAIRDHLAAPQVTRTDPGDRYWIAVAAVTAGAGLAWWGLRLIGPLLVTPATQTWLVSSPVDRRAWLLPRFGGLVGGVTAGAGLLAVAAAFAGGLDRPADLGWSALAGLTCGATATGCAVIAQSARATPRWAGLLTVGLPAVGAAIAVLVVVGHAVGWSLPLPPVPLTAGVGLALLPVAVASTVRAHRQLARVDRAALTTGAQFANAATTAAVLLDPSLLAALVESRRWRAVGLVRGRRFRPGGRFPVLLQAEVRRLSRRRGALVGWAGALLTMYAVAVALPSAAGPAHVILAYLATGLLTGGLRAVSRSPGLRRSLGGNDILLRLTHLVLPGVGATLWYLATLPALRSVPGPLDAVLLPGVVTAAFWAGTRPPMRYGGAMVNTPFAMMPVDLVRQVLRGPDLVAALVVVQLLWS
- a CDS encoding ABC transporter ATP-binding protein; translation: MSILAVRGLIRRFGALVVLDDVRFQLDAGQVAVVVGPNGAGKTTLLRCVVGADRPDEGEVLLDGRRCDETDPRVRAAVAAALDDVDFFPDLSVVEHLELVAYAHGGTADPVAEVLTELGLEPARDQLPATLSSGQRRRLALASCFVRPRRLLVLDEPEQRLDVRGRAWLTQRLLREKAAGTAVLMASHDTDLIDAVADRRVEIGG
- a CDS encoding carbohydrate ABC transporter permease encodes the protein MTETVALRARTGRDRRPVWEEPPTRIGQGLKAAFLTLLVLSVLFPLWVILVTSLSSRETLAEAGGIVVIPRGIDTAAYETIFAGGAVTRALWISTLVTVIGSALALTVTVLAAYGLSQPHSVGYRWLLIYFLVPFLVYPPLVPKYLVVTGLGLKDTIWALILPPAISVFNLVVVRGFFQAIPQELLDSARVDGASHFRTLMRIVLPLSRAVIAVVGLFYAVSYWNVWFDALLFMDRNDMYPIQRVLQSYLLAGQAPHTSGGSSGVTMPPTEAIKMAVVVLTVAPIVAVYPFIQRHFIKGVLIGAVKG